The stretch of DNA CGCTAAGGAGCCCGGTCGTACGCCAGAACCCGGCTGGGTCGCTGGCATAGCGGAACTCAAGGTAGATCCCCTCGACATCGGTATCGGTCGTCGTGACGTAGAAGAAGACGTCGCGTGTGAACTCATCCGGCAAAATGGCAAGACTGCTGTTGCTCGGGATGCCGTCATCAGTGTACGGCGCGGTATTTGTGAAACCACCACCCCAAACATCGTAAGCCACCACCGGAGGTGTTCGATCGACGCGGATCTGGACGGAGAGAGGATTCTCAGCCTCGTTGCCGTCTTGATCCGTGGCGAAGGCCCACATGGTGTAGATACCTTCGGGCACCATGTCGGTGTCGAAGGCGATCATATAATAGGAGTCACCGGCCGGTGTCGGACCCGGAGGATCCGCTGTAAACGGACTCTCGTCGATACCAACGGTGATTTCACCTTCGAGAGCGGCACTGGCGTAGCGCAGCGTGACGAAGGCGGTGTAGTCGGGGTTCATCACTGGACCGTAGACGCTGATCGTGCCCTTGACGGCTTTCACCTCATCGGCGCCGATCGTCTCATCGTTGATCCATGCGATGTAGGCCGACGCACCCACCATGTCGCTGGCAACGGTCAGGACCTCATCTCTGTAATCGTTCATGACGGTATCAACAGCCTTCGCTCCAAACCAGACATAGGTGTCGTTCTCAGTCCACCAGAACTCATTACTGTTCCAGTCGACCTCGTAAGGAGCGGTCATGTCCCAAGGATCATCGCCGTTATCCTGCGGTGTCTGGTCGATATCGAACCAGAAATCACCCTCGGTCAAATCGGCTGTGTCAAACGATCCGTCACCACCATCCCACACCGGTGTATCGGTGCCGTCATCATAAACCGGCGGCATGGTATAAGGATCAGTTTCTTCCCAGACTTCGTCTAGGCCGGATGTGTAATGGCCGTCGCCGTTCGTGTCGGTCCAGACATGCCGTCCATCTTTGTACTGGAACTGAACATGGTGGATCGCGCCATCATCACTGGCCGTGGCGGCGACATGAACCAAATCTCCGACTTGGAACAGGTATCCATCATACGGCGCCGTCAGCGTGGCCATCGGGATGGTCCCGTCATAGGTCACAACCATCGTCACCGCTGGAGTCTGCGCATCGGAGAATCCGGAGTTCAGAGCTTCATCCTCGACGACAACCCGGATGGTGTAATCGGCGGTCGCTTCGTCTTCCTCGTCGTAGAGGCCGTCGCCATCATTGTCATAGTTGTCATCATCCGGCGCATGGAACGCTGGAATCGGGCCAACTAGAGGCGCAGCCGGTGGGAAGGGCATCGACCAGCCATCGGTCGGATCGTCATCGATGCCGAACGGGATCCAATCGATGCCGTTCGGAGTGTACTCAAAGATCACCTGAGCCACGGTGATGATGCCGGGGTTCCCCTCAAAGTCATGGACTTCAGCATAGATGTCGGTGTCGACCATCGGACCGACAATAGAGCTGGGTGCCCAGAGATTCGTCACTTCAGGCGCAATCGGATCCCAGAAGAAAACGATCGGTCCCTGAGGCGCTCCAGCGGTCTTGGCGACCGGCCAGATTGTCTCTGCATTGAGGTTTGTTCCGACATTCCCCTCATTGTCGGTCACCGTCGCGATCGCGCGGTGAACGGCATTTTGATAGAGAGTTGTCGCAGCGTCACGGTTCTCAATATGGACATACCAGAACGGCGTCGCGGGAATCTTCAGGTACGATGCATAGTTCAATTCTTTGTCAGGAATAAACTCGAAATTATTCCTGGCATCAACCACGCTGACCTGCTCATCGCCTACCAAGTCGATGATGAATCTGTAGGCCCAGATCATATCGACATCGAAACGCGCGTCGGCCCGATAGCTTCCGTCAGCCTGCAATTCCATCTCGTACTGACGGACCATCGGTACGTCCTTGGTGACAGTTTGGGTGATCTCAAGAATGACATTCTCGATCTGCGCAGGGTCCACCCGCGTGTCGTTTGCGTATGTGAGGTAATAGTCCTCAGGGTACATGGTGATCGGAATGTCAATGTAATCCATCAATGTGGTGATCTTGGTCGCCGGAACCGTGAAGGATTGCTCCGTCAGGCCCACGACCTGAGCTGTGATCGTCAGATCCACACTGGCGATCCCGCTGCCGCCCACATCCTCTGCAAGGATGAAGACATCTGTCTCTTCACCGCTCAGCTTGTTCTCGACATTGCCGGCGATCGATTCAAACAGCGGGTTGCCCGGCCAGTTGAAGTCGGGGTTCGGCAGCGTGGTGTCACGGGTCAAACCGAGAACCGTAACCATCGGCCGCGATACATCTTTTAGAACGATGTAGTTGCCTTCACTGGCGATCTGCTCGGAGTAGTCACAGGAGTTGATCACGCCGTCACCGTTCACATCGAAATGAGCGATTGCGACAAGATCATAGGCGTCGGCGTCATCCCATCCCAGGTCAGAGCGATAGGGCACACCGCCATCGGCCGGTGACCACTCGACGGAATAAGGCGCCCACGAATCGCCGGTGGCGATAGCCGTCCAGCTACCCGCATAGTTGTAATCGACGATGATATCGTCGGTCGGGGCGGGCCTGGCGGCGAAGCGCACCGTGGACCCGATGACGGTATAATAATCGGCTGTGCTGTACATGCCGATCGTGCCGCTCGAAACCCAGGTCGCCTCCACACCGTTGATCGTGAGGACAATGGCTTCTCCGATGCCGGGATTGAGAACCGTTAGGGTTCCGTCATTCAGCACGGCGTCATGAGGCCATGTCGGGGAAATCAGGGCCGGATCGATCACCTCATCCAGAATCCTCGGCGCGAAGTAGAAGGAGACCATGACTGTCGGTTCATAGGTCTCATCCAGGAGCTCGCCATGGATGACAAGCTCGTCACCCTCGGCGATCTCAATCGCGGCTTCATCCGGATCCGGACTTGAGACAAAGGCGAAGTCCTCGGCTCCGTGCAGGAATCTCTTGAATCCATAGGGATTCGCGGGGGCTTTGGTCATATTCCCATTGCGATCAACACCCATGGGATAGAACTCATAAATCCCATCGGGCAGACCGGAGATGTCCAGCACGAAATTGTAAGGGTATTCGGTATCCTTCGCCGTCATCCCCGCATCGCTCGCCGACATCCACAGGCGCTCCGCGATCGTGAGATCGTCGTAGCAGCTTGTATTGGATACGGCCAGTCGATACATGAGATCGACGTGATCGATTGCTGTCACATCCTCAGCCGTAACGAAGATTTCAAGTTCGTTGACGGAGGAATCGAGGATATCGACATCATCGCCGTCGCTGACCGTTGGCCAGACATCCACGGCGAGACCACCATCGTCGAAGACCTCGATGACGTCGGTCTCTGGACCGGCGTTTTCACCGAAGATCACAGCAACCTCATCCGTCCCGACAAGACCCATCTCATCTGTGGCCGTGGCCCTCAGAAGAATGTTCGTGTCGGTGGCGAGATCCCAAACACCACCCTCAAAGAGCGGGATGTAGACGAAGTACGGAGCACTGGGAATCTCAGGGTCTGTGCTGAGGTCCTCATTATTTACGCCGTCGCCATCATCATCCGCCAAGACCGCAGGATCTTCCTCGCTCACCATCGGGAGCAAAGGCCATCCGAGGGGTGTGTCCACCACGCCGTTATCACCAGCGGAGCGGACGAAATCGACACTCGGACCGTCATACAGGAAGTTCCCGTTGAGATCGTTAAAGAGTTCGTCATCCAGCGTTCCGGCGTCACCGTCGGTTGCCTGGAAGCCATCAGTTCCGTCGATGTCCGAGAAGAAGTCGTCATCGTCGTTCCAATCGAGGGCCGTCCAGGTCACAGTCGGCGGGATGCGGTACTCGATGAGAACATCTTCGATGTCATCATCCGCAACCTCGGCCACAAGCTTGACGAACTTGTTAACGCCCGGTACGAAGGGCGTCGTCATTGTCAACGTACCCAATTCAATAGTCGACAAATCAGGCAGCACTATCTCGGTAAGAACCACTGTTGGCGCAATGGTATCCCAAGTGAACTCCTCGACCGGTATCGGTGAAGGATCGGTGCAGGCCTTTGTCGAATCGTCGATGGAACCGGTTTCATCGGTCGCAACAGCTCTCACGAGATAGTTGCCATCGGCCAGACCCGTCGGATCCCAGTTCGTGGTCCAGAGGTCTGTGGTTCCATTATCGCCCTGCAAGCGGTTATGACGAAGGATCCAGTCAGCCGGACTCAAACTCGCGCTGGTATCTAGATCAACGTAGAAATCGAGGACATCGTCACCCGTGTTGAAGTGCACTAAGGCATCTCCAATCGTTGGGCTTCCAATGGCTACGACCTCACCGGTGTCATAGAGATTGTCCCCATCGGCATCGAGGACCACTGGATCTTTGGAGCTATAACCATCGCCATCAGCGTCAACATAGCCGTACCAACCGGCAGGACCGCCACCAGGGGTGAGATCCATGACGGGCTGGCCGGCGACATCGTAAACCGAGTAGGTGCCGTCGCCCTGATAGAGGGCCACATCACCCTTCTTGTCGGCAACGGCTTCGCCGATGATGTCGATCGTCTTCCAATTGTTTCCGTCATTCCAACATCCATCGCCGTCAGCGTCGAAGTAGTACTGCAACGCCACTTCCTTGATCTCGTAATCATGGATGTAGTGGATCGCGTACAACGAGTACGGCAATGTCATGTCTTCGATATACTGGATGTACGCGCGCAGGCCTTCACTCACGATCGTAACCGTGGTGATCTGCGTCTCGATCGTATTGCAGTTGCCTTCGATATCGCAGGCCCAGGCGCGCAGATCGTAATCGCCGTCGAGACCCATCGTGTTCCAAGCGACCTTAACCGGCTGGGTAAAGTCGACCGTCTGAACTTCGCCACCATCGGTAACGATTGTTCCAAGAACCGTGTCGATCTGCTCCCAGTCGCCGTCGGGAACTTCTCTCATCTCAAAGACGATTTTGTAAATATCATTTGTCCGATAATCGTCGGTGCCGGCTGTGCCCCACTCGTCCGCGGCATCCGCGCCGTCCGGACCCGTGCCGGGCCAAGTACCGACGTATTCACCAGGATCATCGGGCAAACCATTGGTATCGAGCACGCCTTGACCGTCGATTCCGCCGGCGGCGTCATCATTAACGGCTCGATCACCCGGGCGCATATCAAGACCACCGCACCATGTCAGAGGAACAAGTGTGATACCGGCCGTGGGGTCGATATCAACAACATCGTTATCCTCGATGCTGACCCAGATATTCACCGTGTAATCCTGAGGCAAGGTCGCGCCATTGGTGAGATCAAGATCGGAACCACCAGCCCAGGTCAACTTGGTGAGCGCCGTGCTCGGGTTGGTTCCGTCAATAACCTTCACCGTTAAGATACAGGCATCGACTTCAAGCTGCATATTGCCGAAAGCATCCTCGGCAAGAGCCCTGAAGAGAACAGTATCCGCGTTGGCGGCCGGGTAGTTGTTCATGGTGTACATGGCACCAGAAGCCGGCCACTCGATCGTGAACGGCGCATCATTATCCGTTCCGATGTCGGTCCATGTCGTACCGCCGTCATAGGACTCGGCGAAGGTGACGATCTTGGTGTCAGATTCGGCATCGGCTTCGAGCGTGTACGTTGCCGGGTGCTTACCGGCATCGTAGATCTCGATCATGGGCGTATCCAAATTGACATCGGCGAAATCAGCCGGCGGATCTTCCGTCGGTGTGTCGCCGCATCCGGGAATCATCGCCGTGGGAGCTGTCAGGTCCACGGTGAAAACCAATTCCTCACTTGAAGCCGCATTGGTATTACCTGGTTGATCCCAAGCATTCGCCCGGATTTTGTATTCGGTAATACCGTCGGCCGTGAGGCCAAAGAGGTTCGTGATGAGGCCCAAATCAAGGTCATCATCTTTCAATGTTGCATAATTAAAGACTTGTGTAGCCGTCGAATCAGCACCAGCAGTCGCTCCAAGGGCCGTCCAAGGCGCCGTTCCACCTGTCCGTGAGGACAGGGTCAGAACCTCAAACCCTTCGGGAGCCACTTCGGTGTAGGCCGTCGTGTTGGCATAGAATGGAGCCGTATTCGCGGCGCCGCCGACCAAACGGTCACCCATGACGTGCGAAGCATCGACATAGATCATACCGTTGTAGCCGGGCTGGCGGAACAGGACCATATTTGTTCCAACACCCACCTGGATGGCGACCTTCTGGCCACCCATGATTCCGTCCTCATCATTATCATAACGAGGATCGTAGCCTTCACCTTCAGGCGCTTCATCGGCTTCGTCGGTATCTCCGTCATTATCATCGTCGAGGTCATCATCGACACCGGAGCCTACCGACGTTTCACGACGCTCATCAATGTTGTACCAAGTGATCGCCCCTGTGTAGGCGTCATAGACAAAGAAGGCGTCGTTATCATTATCAGTGTAGTCATTCTCAGAGTGAATTCCATCGAGCGGAGCCACGCCGTCATCGGTCTCTGAAGTCTGGCTGGCGTCGACAACATCGGGGTCCTGAAGGTCGATACCTTCACCCACTTCGTCGATCGTACCATCTTCATCGTTATCGACGCCGTCGCTCTCGAGCGCACTCACAAGCCCCTCAGGATCGGGGCTTCCGCCCTGAGGCTCGTAGCCGGCCGGGGGTGTCCCAGCGTTCGGCAAGAGGAAGGCATCTTCGTTGTAACCTTCGAGACCCGGAGCCCCGTCATTGCCCACGTCCCTGAAGAGACCGTTGTCGTAGAAGTCTGTCGCGATCGGCTGCCACCCACCCGTCGGCGTGTAAACCTGCATCTGCAGATTCAGAACGTCATAGTCGGAGAGGGCTGAAGCCTCAAGGTTCACATAGCGGCCCAGGTTATACGTTGTCGGATCACCCGGCTCGAGAAGTTCCGTACCGCCGGCCCCACCCAGCTCGATGCTGGTCCACTCAATCGGTGTGGGAACGACATCGTCCATCTCGAGAATAAACCGCTTGGTAGGATCGCCGCCGTTAAATGTGGCGAACTGCTCAAGACTCCGGTCGAGTGTCGGATCGGGCGGGGAATCGTCAAAGACGGTGCCCACACCGTTGTCCTCAACATGCAGAACAACCGGGAGGTTGAACATTTCGACAAAGGTCGGCAGATCCTTTGACGTAATGGCTTCGGTGACATGATAACCCTGACGGATATCGCCGCGCTCAGCCAGACCCGCCTTATTGGAGCGGATTTCATACCAGCTGAACTCATCGGAATCCTGCGAATCCAGATTGGGCTCGCCGGGGTTAAAGACACCCTGCTGATCGGACTCGGCATTCACGACATCGAGGAAGGTTTCACCCTCATCCCAATCGCCGTCACCGTTCTCATCGACGAAGGGATCACCGAATGTCGGCAATTCATCACCTTCGCCGGGGTCGTTTGTGGCGGCAACGCCGTCAAGACCCACATCGTCGGTGAAGGCCACATAGTCCCAGTCGAGATCGTTATCAATCTGGTCGGCGCCCATGGAGACGAACCAGATCGAATCGGCCGGTGTGCCAAAGTTCGTAATACTGCCGGTCGCGAGATCGATTTGGGTGAAATCCGCCCAAATCGCGAGAATGGCGTTTCCGGTGGCGTCTGCAACGGCGTCGCCGTCGACATCGAACATGCCACTCGCCTGCAACCGGATATTGACATAATCCATATTGTTATAGATCCGGTGCGGATTCCACGCATCGTAGGGCTCTGCCGTCGCAACGACGAGAGACGGTTTCTCCTGATCGAAGGGAATACCGCCCGCTGCATCGGGGCCAGCATAGTTCCTTGTCGTGGCAAAACCGGCCAAGGGGCCGGCACCATCCGGATCCTGGCTCAAATCACCGTCGTTCACCGCCCAGATGTAGAGGGTCTGAGCTTGATTCGCGCCCAGCATCAACGGGGCGCCATCAGGATTCAGAACGACCGGCGCGAAGCTCTCATCACCGGCATCAACGGGGCTGTTGACCACCATAGCGCCCGCCGGAACATCACCAGTGTGATCCAAGTAGATCCTGACGGAATCGGCCTCGCAGGGCACGGCGCCGGGATCGCCATAGACTGTGTAGACAGTTCCAAAGCCCGGGATGCTGTCGCCCACAACGTGGATCACATCATGATCCCAGCTGGTGGAGTCAGCCACGGACGGGAAACTATTCACAGAGATATAGTCACGAGGCGGGCAAAGGGGTCCAACAACGAACCCGCCGAAGATCAGGGCCTCGCCACCGGTCTGGGATACCCATTGGGCGTTACCTGACCCGTCGACGGGCGCCAGAAGGAACCAAAGCTGGTCACCCTCTTCAATATCCTGACTATCCGCTGTTCTTTGAACATAAGGGGCAAAAGCCGGCTCATCGCCATCAGGATCGATCAGAATCACGATCTGCTGATTGGTGTGAAGAAAAGCGCTTGTGCGGTTCCCCACAGGAATGGCGTTGCCGATGTAGTTGTCAGCCCAGGTGACACTCTCAACCGTCGAAGCGGGAGTATCCCCCTTGGCCACCCATAGCAGATATTGGTTGCTGTCATCGATGGTCCCGGCTTCATCCCAGCCGAGGAACATTGAGTCGACAGCCGCTGTTCCATCCCAGCGATCATAGGTTAGGAGCGGATCTTCCACCGCTTCCATCCGCCATGGTCTGGATTCGTCTTCGATGAGAACCCAGCTATCGTAATCGAAATCATCACCACTCTGATCACCGGTGATCGGCGTTGCATCGGCGGCGCCGCGGATTTGGCATCCGACAGGAACGACCGTCGTGAAGCCGCGGAAGACGATTCGGCCCAAGCCTTCGGGGGAATCATAAGTTCCGCCGTCGATACCCGATTCGAAGTTGAATCCTACCACCTCGAAGTCTGTGGTATCGAGATCGGCGAAGACCAATTCTTCGTTGGTATAGATGACCAACTCATCATCCGTCGCCGTTGATGTCTGCTTATCATCGTAAATGGCGCGAATGATTCCCGGTCCACGGTTAATCGCGACCGTGTTGCCCGGCATTGTCTGGGCGGCGCCTTGATAATCATCAAGAGCGTTGACAGCGGTATTTATCTCGTCGCCATCGACGGGAACACTGCTGCCCACCACGTTGAAGGTCATATCGGTGATATAGAACGTGGCGCTGTAGGAGCCGATGAAGGGGGTATTGAAGGCGCCGCTATTGGCGTCGATACCCCAGTTGCCGTCGTCGGCAAAATGATCATCGAACCAATCCAAGAAGGAATTGGGATCCATCGGCTCGTCTAAGGTAATCCAGAGCTCATCATTGCCCGTATCGACATCGTCATGATCGTTATAGTAAGCCGCGCGAAGGATCGGACCCTGGTTCGTTGTGACCCATCTCTGCGCAACAGAGTTGTTGATATTGTCCGAATCCCAACGCACCGACGACGCCGCCAGATTCAATTCGGTCACGCCCGGGCGACACATACGGAAATGATTGGTCGCTCCAATCGCGCGATCGATATCCGCCGTTCTGTCATCAACGTTGAAGTTGACATCGATCTCGGTCGCTCCGTCCATATCGGATAGTTCGGCCGTATCCTCGAAATCGTCCCCTTCACATGTTGACGCCAAAATGTCGTGGTCAAACGTCACACGGAACAGATCATCATCGGGATTACTGTTCAGTGCGGCCTGTAATTCCACGTCAATCATGACGGGACCCCGCTGGAAAGCAATCCAGGTGGTCTGACGGTTCCCGACATTGCCGCCGACAGCCTTGACGACGTCGGGAGCAATCAACCGGATCTGTTCCGTGCCATCGTTGACGAACCCTGCATCAAAGTCCGTCACAACGACAACATTGTTAAAGCCTCCTCCGTCGAATGCGAAGGTGGCTCCCGTCATATCAAACGTAGCCTCGAAATCATTCTCATCCGGCAAGGCATTCAAGTCCTCGTTGAAGACGAGAATGAGCTCCGGATCAGCTCCTCCACCATCCGGCCAGTAGGTGGCCGCCACTAAGTAGGGCCCACCGTCGGAGGGAAAAGCGGGATAGTTAATGACTGAGTTGTTTCGAGGCTCGACACTTAGCAAGTCCGATTGGACTGCGCCGATCCACAACCCGGCCAGCGCTATCAGCAACGCTGATCCAACGATGACAGGCGTCCAAAATTTCCGACTCATGCCGCGTCCCTCCTTCGATTCCACCGAGCGGGAACGGATTCCACGGGTGAAGCCCTTCCGTCGTGTACCGCCCTTCCATCCGGGATTCGACCCGGAAAACTGTCCAGATTCCACCGGCACCCTCCTGGGAATTACCTTACCCATGTCTTCGCTATACCACATGACACAATGAGACGGCTGGACCTCCAAGGAGGCCCGACCGCTCAACCACAATCAGCCGCGCAAGGCGCGGAAAACCGCTGAGACGACAAACCATTGCCATAAATAGAATTCATGTAAAGAGAAAACTGCAGATTTGAACACGAAAAAGGACCAATCGTCCTCAAGGACGACCGGCCGGTCTCCTCTGTAGGGAGGATGTCCTGAATTCCCATCCCGTACCCTGGTTCCATCCACAGTTCCCCAACCATCCATCCTTGGACGGGTTTGATGACTGATCAACTAGCACTTCAAACAACCGTCCGTGCACAATCGGCGCGTAAATTCTCACAGGGCTGACTCCCTGTCAAGGGCAAATTTAGGGGCGATCAGAGTCTCGTGCGACTCCAAACGCTCCATACGCCGGTTTTTTCAGGCCCAGTATGCACTCCATACATGAAAGTGCTGGAAGCCCAAAGCCTGACCGAAGTTAGCAAGGAGGGAGAATTGAGTCAATAAAAAGAATTGCCACCCGCCCGGCATGTTGATTTCTGGGCCGAGCCGAGGGCCTTTTTGGGGTCTCCCCTCCCTGGGAGTTTTGGGCTGTTGCTGCCCCGACTTCCCCCCCCAAATGCACCTAGAAGCCGAGTCTTCCTCTTGAAGCAACTATCGGCCCGGACCGGGTTCACTTTAGCCAAAAGTCCAAAAAATATATGTGGGAGGGATTAAAAAAATCATAAAGAAAGGATGTGAGCCGCCTGGGACTTGAACCCAGGACCCTCTGCTTAAAAGGCAGATGCTCTGCCGACTGAGCTAGCGGCTCATGGAACCACATTGAATGGACCGCAAGAAAGGTCTTCGAGAGGGACCATCCAAAATTCATCGTACAATGCTTCAGGATTTTCAACAAGTAAAGGAATCGGATGCATCCTATCCGACGCGGATCAGGGATTCCCGTTCGGGACCGACCGACACCCAATCAACGCGGCAATCCAACGTTTCCGCGATCCGTCGCACATACATTCGGGCCGGTCTGGACAGCCGGGTCCAATCCGATCCGGCCGGAAGAGGCTCGTTCCATCCCTCCACCTCTTCATAAACAGGTTGTACTTTTTTAAGTGTCATCGGGCTGGCGTCTGAACGCTCGACGCGACGCCCGTTCAGCTGATAACTTGTACAAATCTTCAGGGGCCGCATCCCCTGGAGAATGTCCAATTTTGTTATGACCAAACCGGTGACGCCGTTCAACTCCACGGCCCGCCTCAACAAGACAAGATCCAGCCACCCACACCGCCGCGGCCGACCGGTGGTCGCCCCGTATTCTCCAGCCCGCCGGCGGAAAGGCTCAGCCGTGGCTGCTTCCATCTCGGTAGGAAAGGGCCCTTCTCCAACCCGGGTTGTATAAGCCTTCGCGATTCCGATGATGCGGTCGACCGATGTCGGCGGCAGGCCAAGTCCGATGCAAACAGATCCAGAAATAGTATGGCTGGAGGTGACATAGGGATAGGTTCCATGATCCACATCCAATAAAGCACCCTGCGCCCCCTCGGCAAGAATCCTCTCTCCCCGCTTCACGGCATCCAGGAGAATCCCCGTCGTATCCTCCAGCAAAGGTATCAACTGTTCCCGGATTTCGAGAAAACGGCGGATCAACCCCTCCACCCCTCCGGCCGCCTCCTCTGGTAAAGGGGCTCCCTTCGCCAGGCGCTGGGCATCCCAAAGCTCCCAAGCCCTCTCGAGCCCCTCCCGCAAGGGGGCCTCGGCGAGAAAGGCCTCCATTCTGAGTCCCCGGCGCGCCACCTTCCCCTCATAGGAAGGCCCGATTCCCCGCCGGGTCGTGCCGATCGCTTCATCAGCTCTGGAGAGGCTTTCTTCCCATCGATGGATCGGAGTCACACAATGAGCATGCCGGCTGACCTGGAGTCTTTTGGTCACATCGATCCCTTCCGCCTCCAGAGCCGCCACCTCCTTGAGCAGCTCAAAAGGATCGATAACGACTCCATTGCCAAGGATGCATCGCACGTCCGGCCGCAGGATGCCTGAGGGAATGAGATGCAAAACATGTGTTTTCCCTCCAACGGAGAGGGTGTGACCCGCATTGGCGCCCCCTTGAAACCGGGCCACCCAATCGGCCTCTCCCGCCATCGAGTCGATGATCTTTCCTTTTCCCTCATCGCCCCACTGACACCCGACCACAACGGTTACCGGCATCTTGTCTCTCCATTCCGATTCCAGCTGGCACAACTCATCGTCACGGCATATGAAGCCGCTCTCTCCGATTTCGGAAAGTTTATCCCTCGGAGAGCTTGTCGGGAAAAACCACGGCGAACGTGAGGGTGCCCCCCTATTGTGGTTCGCGTCAAGCCTTCAGAGTCTGATTCGAATCTAAAAGATCATTTTATTCGAGGGGTGGGATTCAGGCGGCATGTTGACAGGGGTCGGCCAATTCGGACCATTGGGACTTGAGGCCATATTCCAAAATTTGTGAAGCCTCCCGCACCGGCAGGCATCGCAGGGCCTCCCGAGCCGCCGCGGGGAGAGCATCGACATCAGCGCTCTGATCCGCAGGGAAAAGGACCAACTGAATTCCTTCCCTCCAGGCGGCGAGGAATTTCTCTCGCAGTCCGCCAACCGGCATGATCCGTCCATGGAGTGTAATTTCTCCCGTCAAGGCCAGATGATCGGCGGCCGGAATCGACCTCAGGGCGCTGACAAGAGCCAAATAGATCGCCGCTCCGGCGGAGGGGCCGTCCTTCGCCAACTCACCGCGGGGAAGATGCACATGGATGTCCATCGGTGATGCCGACGGATGGACGATG from Candidatus Eisenbacteria bacterium encodes:
- a CDS encoding adenylosuccinate synthase, with protein sequence MPVTVVVGCQWGDEGKGKIIDSMAGEADWVARFQGGANAGHTLSVGGKTHVLHLIPSGILRPDVRCILGNGVVIDPFELLKEVAALEAEGIDVTKRLQVSRHAHCVTPIHRWEESLSRADEAIGTTRRGIGPSYEGKVARRGLRMEAFLAEAPLREGLERAWELWDAQRLAKGAPLPEEAAGGVEGLIRRFLEIREQLIPLLEDTTGILLDAVKRGERILAEGAQGALLDVDHGTYPYVTSSHTISGSVCIGLGLPPTSVDRIIGIAKAYTTRVGEGPFPTEMEAATAEPFRRRAGEYGATTGRPRRCGWLDLVLLRRAVELNGVTGLVITKLDILQGMRPLKICTSYQLNGRRVERSDASPMTLKKVQPVYEEVEGWNEPLPAGSDWTRLSRPARMYVRRIAETLDCRVDWVSVGPERESLIRVG